The following proteins are encoded in a genomic region of Neurospora crassa OR74A linkage group VI, whole genome shotgun sequence:
- a CDS encoding universal stress protein family domain-containing protein, variant 1, giving the protein MARKQTPIMSMEAMLDEERKEVLALLEGPNGQGSRSRAGSMFEDRSVSPFTTPRTSVRSMLDIGDDHLSAGSPLPPPISPVLPHAKTASSYLAPVRSMLDIAPGPAKPVRSMLDIPAATSSRTPLSNPNSPIEHKSYKGPHPRSLSDAGIKPVEFGPRASARSNPMNSYQFGDIITNPNHTGQALPKRVTQGGKRQSSSMVEVMKSNDASNLVLPSERGRHTSLPGPGVSAARPSNKSKSKSPHGRSGMRSKSPHELLAERQLSPAGRALLDEALDYKMNTAYRHLSDAALVRSGGNLAEVTLRKKSDDTPGSGRLVKDYMGPDGEPLLEDSSEDNGSSSEGELDRGRKAARNTTETKAKQVPELAQGNKQVKSLLAAAEEERIQVEKQQPQYTYRSLLDEPAITVTGPSGRTRKPGVHPATSFDLPSSGSRTPMDSDTEADLTDIKRAQNLSFAVTQIISQPEVHRTIQIITRGDYSQLVQETQDEHNQPRKYLVATDLSEESTHALEWAIGTVLRDGDTLIAIYCVDEETGILGADGNSLAASMLPDDAKAMREAATALDRMANSKSAIQNGGGAGSLSPLAATSMEASGMLSTGNSSSAIGEDPSPTPSHSSRERSRAEEERYRAVQEISERVTKLLRKTRLQVRVIVEVLHCKNPKHLITEVIDHVNPTLVILGSRGRSALKGVILGSFSNYLVTKSSVPVMVARKRLRKQSKYKRLPATHQVNNINNPTARSLASAKID; this is encoded by the exons ATGGCGCGTAAACAAACCCCGATCATGTCGATGGAGGCCATGTTAGATGAGGAGCGGAAAGAAGTTCTCGCCTTGCTGGAAGGACCCAACGGACAGGGATCGCGTTCTCGAGCTGGAAGTATGTTCGAAGACCGCTCAGTCTCACCCTTCACGACGCCACGGACTTCCGTGCGCAGCATGCTAGATATTGGTGATGACCACCTTTCTGCTggctcccccctcccccctcccattTCCCCCGTGCTCCCTCATGCTAAGACCGCTTCGTCATATCTAGCTCCGGTGCGAAGTATGCTCGACATCGCCCCTGGCCCGGCCAAACCTGTCCGCAGTATGCTCGACATCCCGGCCGCCACCAGCTCCAGGACGCCACTCAGCAATCCTAACTCGCCTATAGAACACAAATCCTACAAGGGCCCGCACCCACGCAGCTTGTCGGATGCAGGAATCAAGCCGGTCGAGTTTGGTCCCAGGGCCTCGGCACGGTCGAACCCGATGAACAGCTACCAGTTCGGCGACATTatcaccaaccccaaccacaCCGGTCAGGCCCTTCCCAAACGAGTCACACAGGGCGGGAAGCGCCAGAGTTCGTCAATGGTTGAGGTTATGAAGAGCAACGACGCCAGCAATCTGGTCCTTCCCAGCGAGAGGGGGCGTCACACCTCGCTCCCTGGCCCCGGTGTCTCGGCAGCGCGACCCTCGAATAAGTCCAAATCCAAGTCCCCGCATGGCCGCTCCGGCATGCGTTCCAAGTCGCCCCACGAGTTGTTGGCCGAGCGACAACTTAGCCCTGCCGGACGTGCCTTGCTCGACGAAGCTTTGGATTACAAGATGAACACCGCGTACAGACACCTATCGGATGCGGCTCTGGTCAGGTCGGGGGGCAACCTGGCAGAAGTGACACTACGAAAAAAGTCGGATGATACGCCTGGAAGTGGGAGATTGGTTAAGGACTATATGGGCCCGGATGGGGAGCCTTTGTTGGAAGATAGTAGTGAAGACAATGGGAGTTCGTCCGAAGGCGAGTTAGACAGGGGCAGGAAAGCCGCTCGGAATACCACTGAGACCAAAGCAAAGCAAGTTCCAGAGCTTGCGCAGGGAAACAAGCAGGTTAAGAGCTTATTGGCTGCGGCAGAGGAAGAAC GCATTCAGGTGGAAAAGCAACAGCCTCAGTATACATACCGATCCCTTCTTGACGAACCTGCAATTACGGTAACCGGACCGTCAGGGCGAACCCGCAAGCCTGGAGTGCACCCTGCGACGAGCTTTGATCTCCCGTCATCCGGATCCCGCACCCCTATGGATTCCGACACTGAGGCGGATCTTACCGATATCAAGCGCGCCCAGAACCTGTCGTTCGCGGTGACCCAAATCATCAGCCAGCCCGAGGTGCACCGAACCATCCAAATCATCACGCGTGGCGATTACTCCCAGCTGGTTCAGGAGACGCAGGACGAGCACAATCAGCCACGCAAATATCTGGTCGCCACCGACCTTAGTGAGGAGTCGACACACGCTCTGGAATGGGCTATCGGCACAGTTCTCAGAGACGGGGACACCCTCATAGCCATTTACTGTGTGGACGAAGAAACAGGCATTCTCGGCGCCGACGGCAACTCGCTCGCAGCAAGCATGCTCCCCGACGACGCCAAGGCCATGAGAGAGGCAGCTACAGCGCTTGACAGAATGGCCAATAGCAAGAGCGCCATACAAAATGGAGGAGGCGCGGGCAGCCTCTCTCCCTTGGCAGCAACGAGCATGGAGGCATCGGGCATGCTATCAACAGGCAACAGCTCATCGGCGATTGGCGAGGATCCATCGCCGACGCCGTCGCACTCGAGCCGGGAGCGCAGcagggccgaggaggagagataCCGCGCGGTTCAGGAGATTAGTGAGCGAGTGACCAAGCTGTTGCGCAAGACGAGGCTGCAGGTACGGGTGATTGTGGAGGTGTTGCATTGCAAGAACCCAAAGCATCTGATTACGGAAGTGATTGATCATGTGAACCCGACGCTGGTGATTTTGGGGAGCAGAGGAAGGAGTGCACTCAAGGG TGTCATCCTCggctccttctccaactacCTCGTCACCAAGAGCTCGGTCCCTGTCATGGTGGCCAGGAAACGCCTCAGGAAGCAGAGCAAGTACAAGAGGCTACCAGCGACGCACCAGGTCAACAATATCAATAACCCAACGGCGAGGAGCTTGGCCAGCGCAAAGATTGACTAG
- a CDS encoding serine/threonine-protein phosphatase 2A activator 1 has protein sequence MDPTSKRPPPAASSSTTYPPLPKLEILNPSALPSHRFLRPAKRINEGPDVSHFLTSKAYRDIGVWILQLNHALVPRIIKKSTTVSTSEPTTDGQQQQQQQQQRQQKAEEVDEQQQPPPPPPTDALAAKLQLLRKKRDEQQPTTTEEIKTFPLPRYRDGEGVENQEESESIKKLQRLLKKVEAIIDEAPPDPGPRRFGNVSFRTWFKLLEERADGLLREYLPGGVLRWEQGAGGEKKEEEEGTETETETETEGDSDKKTNEQKQEVVGPLEELKAYFLGGFGSAQRLDYGTGHELSFIMFLGGLWKLGGFEGEENDEDGEVERRIVLGVVEPYLRVIRRLILTYTLEPAGSHGVWGLDDHSFVPYIFGSAQYTRPISSPNEPTPLEGSVPNAPKPSDITKPTAVERYRTENMYFSAIGFIYDVKKGPFWEHSPILFDVSGIKDGWGKINKGMIKMYNAEVLSKFPVVQHFPFGSLFQWEKDPEAGVPVQSVHMQNQPVASAAVTGGVGIPTERPSGPGGVTGTAAPWAQAPAQAPAAGIGAGAGMAPPMTAAPWARSTGAGAGAGVGASAANRFTPFKPAGGPGGAPHTGPPPPESFPSGTPGTASNQFAVTKAPWTK, from the exons ATGGATCCAACGTCCAAGCGCCCGCCTCCCGcggcatcctcctccacgacCTACCCACCCCTCCCCAAGCTCGAGATCCTCAACCCCTCCGCCCTTCCCTCCCACCGCTTCCTCCGCCCAGCCAAGCGCATCAACGAAGGCCCCGACGTCTCGCACTTCCTGACCTCCAAAGCCTACCGCGACATTGGCGTTTGGATCCTCCAGCTCAACCACGCCCTCGTTCCGCGAATCATCAAGAAGTCGACCACAGTTTCTACTTCCGAGCCCACCACAGatggacaacaacaacaacaacaacaacaacaacgacaacaaaagGCAGAGGAAGTcgacgaacaacaacaacccccaccaccaccacctacaGATGCCCTAGCGGCCAAGCTCCAGCTACTACGCAAAAAGAGGGATGAGCAGcagccgacgacgacggaagAAATCAAGACTTTCCCTTTGCCTAGGTATAGGGACGGGGAAGGGGTAGAGAATCAGGAGGAATCCGAATCGATCAAGAAGCTACAgcggttgttgaagaaggtggaagcCATCATTGACGAGGCGCCGCCTGATCCTGGTCCGAGAAGGTTTGGGAATGTGAGCTTTAGGACGTGGTTTAAGCTCTTAGAGGAGAGGGCGGATGGGCTGTTGAGGGAGTATTTGCCGGGTGGGGTGTTGAGGTGGGAGcagggtgctggtggtgagaagaaagaggaggaagaggggacggAAACGGAAACAGAGACAGAGACGGAGGGAGACAGTGACAAGAAAACAAATGAGCAGAAgcaggaggtggtggggCCGTTGGAAGAGCTGAAGGCATACTTCCTTGGTGGGTTTGGGAGTGCGCAGCGGTTGGATTACGGGACGGGACATGAGTTGAGCTTTATCATGTTCCTTGGTGGACTCTGGAAGCTGGGTGGTtttgagggagaggagaatgatgaggatggggaggtggagaggaggattgTGTTGGGGGTCGTTGAGCC TTACCTTCGCGTCATCCGCCGTCTAATTCTAACCTACACCCTTGAACCAGCCGGCTCCCATGGCGTCTGGGGTCTCGACGACCACTCCTTTGTGCCCTACATTTTCGGCTCAGCGCAGTACACTCGCCCCATCTCCTCGCCCAACGAACCCACACCCCTCGAGGGCTCCGTCCCTAACGCCCCTAAGCCCAGCGACATCACCAAGCCCACCGCCGTCGAGCGCTACCGCACCGAAAACATGTACTTCTCTGCCATTGGCTTCATCTACGACGTCAAGAAGGGTCCCTTCTGGGAACACAGTCCCATTCTCTTCGACGTGTCGGGAATCAAGGACGGCTGGGGCAAGATCAACAAGGGCATGATCAAGATGTATAACGCCGAGGTGCTCAGCAAGTTCCCCGTCGTGCAACATTTTCCCTTTGGAAGTCTGTTCCAGTGGGAGAAGGATCCGGAGGCGGGAGTTCCTGTGCAGAGCGTGCATATGCAGAATCAGCCGGTTGCTTCGGCTGCGGTTACTGGTGGTGTAGGTATTCCTACGGAGAGACCTTCGGGGCCGGGAGGTGTGACGGGAACGGCGGCGCCTTGGGCTCAGGCACCTGCGCAGGCCCCTGCAGCGGGAATTGGGGCTGGGGCGGGCATGGCTCCCCCGATGACAGCCGCGCCGTGGGCAAGATCCACGggggcgggagcgggagcagggGTTGGAGCATCGGCGGCGAACAGGTTTACGCCATTCAAGCCTGCTGGAGGACCGGGAGGAGCCCCACACACGGGACCTCCGCCGCCGGAATCGTTCCCGAGCGGGACACCGGGGACCGCGAGTAACCAGTTTGCGGTAACGAAGGCGCCATGGACCAAGTAG
- a CDS encoding universal stress protein family domain-containing protein, variant 2, whose amino-acid sequence MARKQTPIMSMEAMLDEERKEVLALLEGPNGQGSRSRAGSMFEDRSVSPFTTPRTSVRSMLDIAPVRSMLDIAPGPAKPVRSMLDIPAATSSRTPLSNPNSPIEHKSYKGPHPRSLSDAGIKPVEFGPRASARSNPMNSYQFGDIITNPNHTGQALPKRVTQGGKRQSSSMVEVMKSNDASNLVLPSERGRHTSLPGPGVSAARPSNKSKSKSPHGRSGMRSKSPHELLAERQLSPAGRALLDEALDYKMNTAYRHLSDAALVRSGGNLAEVTLRKKSDDTPGSGRLVKDYMGPDGEPLLEDSSEDNGSSSEGELDRGRKAARNTTETKAKQVPELAQGNKQVKSLLAAAEEERIQVEKQQPQYTYRSLLDEPAITVTGPSGRTRKPGVHPATSFDLPSSGSRTPMDSDTEADLTDIKRAQNLSFAVTQIISQPEVHRTIQIITRGDYSQLVQETQDEHNQPRKYLVATDLSEESTHALEWAIGTVLRDGDTLIAIYCVDEETGILGADGNSLAASMLPDDAKAMREAATALDRMANSKSAIQNGGGAGSLSPLAATSMEASGMLSTGNSSSAIGEDPSPTPSHSSRERSRAEEERYRAVQEISERVTKLLRKTRLQVRVIVEVLHCKNPKHLITEVIDHVNPTLVILGSRGRSALKGVILGSFSNYLVTKSSVPVMVARKRLRKQSKYKRLPATHQVNNINNPTARSLASAKID is encoded by the exons ATGGCGCGTAAACAAACCCCGATCATGTCGATGGAGGCCATGTTAGATGAGGAGCGGAAAGAAGTTCTCGCCTTGCTGGAAGGACCCAACGGACAGGGATCGCGTTCTCGAGCTGGAAGTATGTTCGAAGACCGCTCAGTCTCACCCTTCACGACGCCACGGACTTCCGTGCGCAGCATGCTAGATATTG CTCCGGTGCGAAGTATGCTCGACATCGCCCCTGGCCCGGCCAAACCTGTCCGCAGTATGCTCGACATCCCGGCCGCCACCAGCTCCAGGACGCCACTCAGCAATCCTAACTCGCCTATAGAACACAAATCCTACAAGGGCCCGCACCCACGCAGCTTGTCGGATGCAGGAATCAAGCCGGTCGAGTTTGGTCCCAGGGCCTCGGCACGGTCGAACCCGATGAACAGCTACCAGTTCGGCGACATTatcaccaaccccaaccacaCCGGTCAGGCCCTTCCCAAACGAGTCACACAGGGCGGGAAGCGCCAGAGTTCGTCAATGGTTGAGGTTATGAAGAGCAACGACGCCAGCAATCTGGTCCTTCCCAGCGAGAGGGGGCGTCACACCTCGCTCCCTGGCCCCGGTGTCTCGGCAGCGCGACCCTCGAATAAGTCCAAATCCAAGTCCCCGCATGGCCGCTCCGGCATGCGTTCCAAGTCGCCCCACGAGTTGTTGGCCGAGCGACAACTTAGCCCTGCCGGACGTGCCTTGCTCGACGAAGCTTTGGATTACAAGATGAACACCGCGTACAGACACCTATCGGATGCGGCTCTGGTCAGGTCGGGGGGCAACCTGGCAGAAGTGACACTACGAAAAAAGTCGGATGATACGCCTGGAAGTGGGAGATTGGTTAAGGACTATATGGGCCCGGATGGGGAGCCTTTGTTGGAAGATAGTAGTGAAGACAATGGGAGTTCGTCCGAAGGCGAGTTAGACAGGGGCAGGAAAGCCGCTCGGAATACCACTGAGACCAAAGCAAAGCAAGTTCCAGAGCTTGCGCAGGGAAACAAGCAGGTTAAGAGCTTATTGGCTGCGGCAGAGGAAGAAC GCATTCAGGTGGAAAAGCAACAGCCTCAGTATACATACCGATCCCTTCTTGACGAACCTGCAATTACGGTAACCGGACCGTCAGGGCGAACCCGCAAGCCTGGAGTGCACCCTGCGACGAGCTTTGATCTCCCGTCATCCGGATCCCGCACCCCTATGGATTCCGACACTGAGGCGGATCTTACCGATATCAAGCGCGCCCAGAACCTGTCGTTCGCGGTGACCCAAATCATCAGCCAGCCCGAGGTGCACCGAACCATCCAAATCATCACGCGTGGCGATTACTCCCAGCTGGTTCAGGAGACGCAGGACGAGCACAATCAGCCACGCAAATATCTGGTCGCCACCGACCTTAGTGAGGAGTCGACACACGCTCTGGAATGGGCTATCGGCACAGTTCTCAGAGACGGGGACACCCTCATAGCCATTTACTGTGTGGACGAAGAAACAGGCATTCTCGGCGCCGACGGCAACTCGCTCGCAGCAAGCATGCTCCCCGACGACGCCAAGGCCATGAGAGAGGCAGCTACAGCGCTTGACAGAATGGCCAATAGCAAGAGCGCCATACAAAATGGAGGAGGCGCGGGCAGCCTCTCTCCCTTGGCAGCAACGAGCATGGAGGCATCGGGCATGCTATCAACAGGCAACAGCTCATCGGCGATTGGCGAGGATCCATCGCCGACGCCGTCGCACTCGAGCCGGGAGCGCAGcagggccgaggaggagagataCCGCGCGGTTCAGGAGATTAGTGAGCGAGTGACCAAGCTGTTGCGCAAGACGAGGCTGCAGGTACGGGTGATTGTGGAGGTGTTGCATTGCAAGAACCCAAAGCATCTGATTACGGAAGTGATTGATCATGTGAACCCGACGCTGGTGATTTTGGGGAGCAGAGGAAGGAGTGCACTCAAGGG TGTCATCCTCggctccttctccaactacCTCGTCACCAAGAGCTCGGTCCCTGTCATGGTGGCCAGGAAACGCCTCAGGAAGCAGAGCAAGTACAAGAGGCTACCAGCGACGCACCAGGTCAACAATATCAATAACCCAACGGCGAGGAGCTTGGCCAGCGCAAAGATTGACTAG
- a CDS encoding universal stress protein family domain-containing protein, variant 3 has protein sequence MARKQTPIMSMEAMLDEERKEVLALLEGPNGQGSRSRAGTPVRSMLDIAPGPAKPVRSMLDIPAATSSRTPLSNPNSPIEHKSYKGPHPRSLSDAGIKPVEFGPRASARSNPMNSYQFGDIITNPNHTGQALPKRVTQGGKRQSSSMVEVMKSNDASNLVLPSERGRHTSLPGPGVSAARPSNKSKSKSPHGRSGMRSKSPHELLAERQLSPAGRALLDEALDYKMNTAYRHLSDAALVRSGGNLAEVTLRKKSDDTPGSGRLVKDYMGPDGEPLLEDSSEDNGSSSEGELDRGRKAARNTTETKAKQVPELAQGNKQVKSLLAAAEEERIQVEKQQPQYTYRSLLDEPAITVTGPSGRTRKPGVHPATSFDLPSSGSRTPMDSDTEADLTDIKRAQNLSFAVTQIISQPEVHRTIQIITRGDYSQLVQETQDEHNQPRKYLVATDLSEESTHALEWAIGTVLRDGDTLIAIYCVDEETGILGADGNSLAASMLPDDAKAMREAATALDRMANSKSAIQNGGGAGSLSPLAATSMEASGMLSTGNSSSAIGEDPSPTPSHSSRERSRAEEERYRAVQEISERVTKLLRKTRLQVRVIVEVLHCKNPKHLITEVIDHVNPTLVILGSRGRSALKGVILGSFSNYLVTKSSVPVMVARKRLRKQSKYKRLPATHQVNNINNPTARSLASAKID, from the exons ATGGCGCGTAAACAAACCCCGATCATGTCGATGGAGGCCATGTTAGATGAGGAGCGGAAAGAAGTTCTCGCCTTGCTGGAAGGACCCAACGGACAGGGATCGCGTTCTCGAGCTGGAA CTCCGGTGCGAAGTATGCTCGACATCGCCCCTGGCCCGGCCAAACCTGTCCGCAGTATGCTCGACATCCCGGCCGCCACCAGCTCCAGGACGCCACTCAGCAATCCTAACTCGCCTATAGAACACAAATCCTACAAGGGCCCGCACCCACGCAGCTTGTCGGATGCAGGAATCAAGCCGGTCGAGTTTGGTCCCAGGGCCTCGGCACGGTCGAACCCGATGAACAGCTACCAGTTCGGCGACATTatcaccaaccccaaccacaCCGGTCAGGCCCTTCCCAAACGAGTCACACAGGGCGGGAAGCGCCAGAGTTCGTCAATGGTTGAGGTTATGAAGAGCAACGACGCCAGCAATCTGGTCCTTCCCAGCGAGAGGGGGCGTCACACCTCGCTCCCTGGCCCCGGTGTCTCGGCAGCGCGACCCTCGAATAAGTCCAAATCCAAGTCCCCGCATGGCCGCTCCGGCATGCGTTCCAAGTCGCCCCACGAGTTGTTGGCCGAGCGACAACTTAGCCCTGCCGGACGTGCCTTGCTCGACGAAGCTTTGGATTACAAGATGAACACCGCGTACAGACACCTATCGGATGCGGCTCTGGTCAGGTCGGGGGGCAACCTGGCAGAAGTGACACTACGAAAAAAGTCGGATGATACGCCTGGAAGTGGGAGATTGGTTAAGGACTATATGGGCCCGGATGGGGAGCCTTTGTTGGAAGATAGTAGTGAAGACAATGGGAGTTCGTCCGAAGGCGAGTTAGACAGGGGCAGGAAAGCCGCTCGGAATACCACTGAGACCAAAGCAAAGCAAGTTCCAGAGCTTGCGCAGGGAAACAAGCAGGTTAAGAGCTTATTGGCTGCGGCAGAGGAAGAAC GCATTCAGGTGGAAAAGCAACAGCCTCAGTATACATACCGATCCCTTCTTGACGAACCTGCAATTACGGTAACCGGACCGTCAGGGCGAACCCGCAAGCCTGGAGTGCACCCTGCGACGAGCTTTGATCTCCCGTCATCCGGATCCCGCACCCCTATGGATTCCGACACTGAGGCGGATCTTACCGATATCAAGCGCGCCCAGAACCTGTCGTTCGCGGTGACCCAAATCATCAGCCAGCCCGAGGTGCACCGAACCATCCAAATCATCACGCGTGGCGATTACTCCCAGCTGGTTCAGGAGACGCAGGACGAGCACAATCAGCCACGCAAATATCTGGTCGCCACCGACCTTAGTGAGGAGTCGACACACGCTCTGGAATGGGCTATCGGCACAGTTCTCAGAGACGGGGACACCCTCATAGCCATTTACTGTGTGGACGAAGAAACAGGCATTCTCGGCGCCGACGGCAACTCGCTCGCAGCAAGCATGCTCCCCGACGACGCCAAGGCCATGAGAGAGGCAGCTACAGCGCTTGACAGAATGGCCAATAGCAAGAGCGCCATACAAAATGGAGGAGGCGCGGGCAGCCTCTCTCCCTTGGCAGCAACGAGCATGGAGGCATCGGGCATGCTATCAACAGGCAACAGCTCATCGGCGATTGGCGAGGATCCATCGCCGACGCCGTCGCACTCGAGCCGGGAGCGCAGcagggccgaggaggagagataCCGCGCGGTTCAGGAGATTAGTGAGCGAGTGACCAAGCTGTTGCGCAAGACGAGGCTGCAGGTACGGGTGATTGTGGAGGTGTTGCATTGCAAGAACCCAAAGCATCTGATTACGGAAGTGATTGATCATGTGAACCCGACGCTGGTGATTTTGGGGAGCAGAGGAAGGAGTGCACTCAAGGG TGTCATCCTCggctccttctccaactacCTCGTCACCAAGAGCTCGGTCCCTGTCATGGTGGCCAGGAAACGCCTCAGGAAGCAGAGCAAGTACAAGAGGCTACCAGCGACGCACCAGGTCAACAATATCAATAACCCAACGGCGAGGAGCTTGGCCAGCGCAAAGATTGACTAG
- a CDS encoding MFS phospholipid transporter → MFGFGQRKAEVKTTAQPVDQQRDANVDTLVNEGATVGKTNWKNLIPVIACGAGLFSDGYINNVIGSVVTILDREYQEVWRNSNAKKYVGDIAFAGTVVGMLLFGYLSDKWSRTNSLLVSTIILIIFAALAAGSYYKGDAVGMFNILTAWRFFVGLGIGGEYPAGSVGCAENTGELKSGQRNMWFILFTNSMIDWGFVIGAFVPYVVSAACHNGHLSTIWRTSLGIGVAFPLVLFVLRLFVSEPEEFQKNSMKNARTPYLLVLRFYGFRLFIVSLIWFIYDFSAYSFGIYSPKIVANIYPADSPLTTIFGWNTVINLFYIPGTMLGAPVSDLLGPRYALALGVFLQAIVGFIMAACYSSLAQPGRVAAFAVVYGIFQSLGELGPGNNIGLIAAKTCATGIRGQYYGLAAAVGKIGAFVGTWVFPYIEAAGGGDERLAAQYPFWVSSSLCVLSAVLVLFCLPHIGQDTIQAEDARFRAFLEENGYDTRQLGLRKGEEIGELGEAEGAEEVSIEKKVSPAQ, encoded by the exons ATGTTCGGATTCGGCCAGCGCAAGGCCGAAGTTAAGACCACAGCGCAACCCGTCGATCAGCAACGAGACGCCAATGTCGATACCCTCGTCAACGAAGGGGCAACCGTGGGAAAGACGAACTGGAAGAATCTCATTCCTGTGATTGCGTGTGGTGCTGGACTCTTTTCGGATGGTTATATCAACAAT GTCATCGGCTCCGTCGTCACCATTTTAGACCGAGAATATCAGGAAGTCTGGAGAAACTCGAACGCGAAGAAGTATGTGGGCGACATTGCGTTTGCCGGAACGGTGGTGGGGATGTTATTGTTTGGATATCT ATCCGATAAATGGTCACGAACAAACTCCCTCCTAGTCTCAACCAttatcctcatcatcttcgccGCCCTTGCCGCAGGAAGTTACTACAAGGGCGACGCAGTCGGCATGTTCAACATCCTTACCGCCTGGCGCTTTTTT GTCGGCCTCGGCATCGGAGGCGAATACCCCGCTGGCTCCGTCGGCTGCGCCGAAAACACGGGCGAGCTCAAGTCCGGCCAGCGCAACATGTggttcatcctcttcaccaaTTCCATGATCGACTGGGGTTTCGTCATCGGCGCCTTTGTTCCCTACGTCGTTTCCGCCGCCTGCCACAACGGCCACCTCTCCACCATCTGGCGCACCAGTCTCGGCATCGGCGTCGCCTTCCCCCTCGTGCTCTTTGTCTTGCGCCTCTTCGTCTCCGAACCCGAAGAGTTCCAGAAAAACAGCATGAAGAACGCTCGCACCCCTTACCTCCTCGTCCTGCGCTTCTACGGCTTCCGTCTCTTCATTGTCTCCCTCATCTGGTTCATCTACGACTTTAGTGCGTACAGCTTCGGCATCTACTCGCCCAAAATCGTCGCCAACATCTACCCGGCCGACTCGCCCCTGACCACCATCTTTGGCTGGAACACCGTCATCAACCTCTTTTACATCCCCGGCACCATGCTGGGCGCGCCCGTCTCGGACCTGCTGGGGCCCCGCTACGCCTTGGCGCTCGGCGTCTTTTTGCAGGCCATTGTGGGCTTCATCATGGCCGCGTGCTACTCGTCCCTTGCGCAGCCCGGTCGCGTCGCTGCTTTTGCTGTCGTCTACGGCATCTTCCAGAGTCTGGGCGAGCTAGGACCGGGAAACAACATTGGCCTCATCGCGGCCAAGACGTGCGCCACGGGCATCAGGGGACAGTATTACGGACTGGCGGCGGCCGTGGGCAAGATCGGTGCCTTTGTCGGGACGTGGGTGTTCCCCTATATTGAGGCGGCGGGTGGAGGGGATGAGCGCCTGGCGGCGCAGTACCCCTTTTGGGTGTCGAGTAGTTTGTGTGTCTTGAGTGCGGTGTTGGTGCTGTTTTGCTTGCCGCATATTGGACAGGATACGATCCAGGCGGAGGATGCGAGGTTCAGGGCTTTCCTCGAGGAGAATGGCTATGATACGCGGCAACTGGGAttgaggaagggggaggagattGGAGAGTTGGGGGAGGCGgagggggcggaggaggtgagTATTGAGAAGAAGGTAAGTCCTGCTCAGTAA